The Saprospiraceae bacterium genome includes the window AATGGATTGCATCCAGGTATAGCCTTTAGTGCGGGCATCACCGGCAGGAGTGACATCGGCAATCACCGAGCGCGTCGGGTTAAAGCTGATATTGATAGCAAGATCGAGCGATAAGGCTACCGTGATCGCTACCCCAATCAAGCTGCCAATGCCCAACCGATCATTGATGACATCAATATTAGGCAGGGCCAGTAACATCAGGGCAGCGATGGTCCCTCCTATAATGATAAATGGGCGTCTTCTACCCTTCCAAAACCAAACATTATCACTAATCACCCCAATGATCACCTGGCCTAAGATGCCAGCCGCTGGTCCGGCCATCCAAACCAGTCCAATTTCTTCTAAATTGAAGCCATACTTGGTATTTAATATCCAACTTAACGCCGCTATCTGAACCGATAGGGCAAAGCCCATAGCCGTAGCTGGTAAACTTAGAATAGCGTAAAAGGTATTCGTTAGTTGTTCCTGTATTTTAAGCATCTTGCCTTTATTAAAGTAGTCTAAGATTGTTTTAGGATCATAGCAGTGCGGCCCGGAATGGTTATTTGACGGGCTTCAATGTTTTCTAGACCCTCTGGGTTAATTTGATTACCGTCCAATACCATTTGCCAAGGTCCGGCAGGTATCGTCAAGGTTTTATGATCGGCATTGCCATTATAAACCACTAAAATGTTTTTCCAGCTGTCTCCGTTGGCATTCCCTGAAAGGGTGTAAGCAACTAAATTGCTGCCTTCTACCTCCAGAAAATGCAGATGTTCTTGCACCATGCTCGTAGTCATCATGCGAAAAGCAGGGTGGCTTTTGCGGAGTTGGATTAAGGCTTTAAAGTAATTGACGACCTCTGCATATTGCGATTTTCTGGCCCAATCAATGCGATTGATCTCATCTGGTGACTCAAAGGAGTTTTCTACGCCATTTTTGGTCCGCAACATTTCCACCCCTGCATGAAGAAAAGGGACGCCCTGAGAAGTTAGGACTATCGTCGCGGCTAATTTATGCATTTTGATCCTTTCAGCTTCTGTCTCATCCGGGCAGGAAATAGTCAGTCGATCCCAGAGGGTGTGGTTATCATGACAAGAGGCATAAGTAATGGTCTGAAGCGGAGATTTAGCCCAGGGCGCTTTGGAATAATTCACGGAATCATAATTGACTTGCGCATGTTGGGTGGAGGCTACAATGCCAAATTTTAAACTTTCTTCCATGCCTGCCAATCCACTCACAAATGCTTTGGCATCATGGGTGAAAACATGGCCTTTGATGGCATCTCGGATATCGTCACTAAAGGCAGCTACGCGGTCTAACTTCATCACATTGGCCTTGATGGCTTTTGTGGAATCCGGTAGTGGACTGGCACCAGCCGTCCAGCCTTCTCCATAGACAAACAGGGAGGGATCAATAGCATCAAGGGCGCTGGTGACAGCATTCATTGTGGTGATATCATGAATGCCCATCAAGTCGAAGCGAAAGCCATCTATATGGTATTCCTGGGCCCAGTATTTGACAGATTCTACGATGAACTTGCGCATCATGGGGCGCTCGGAGGCGGTCTCGTTGCCACAAGCGGAGGCATTCGAAAAACCACCTTCTTCATTCTGACGGTAGTAATAACCTGGTACTAACTGGTTAAAATTCGATTGTTCGGTAGCGCCGGTATGGTTATAGACGACGTCCATAATGACCCTAATACCGTTTTCATGAAGGGTTTTTATTAATTGCTTGAACTCTTTGATTCTAATGGCGCCATCGGTGGGATTGGTGCTGTAGCTGCCCTCCGGCGTATTGTAATGCTGAGGGTCGTATCCCCAATTGTATTTGTTGTCTTCCAGCTTGGTTTCATCAATAGATAGGAAATCATAAGAGGGTAGAAGGTGGACATGGGTGACGCCCAATTCTTTGATATGATCCAATCCGGTTGCGGCGCCATCTGCGCTTTTGGTGCCCGTTTCGGCCAAACCCAGGAATTTCCCTTTGTTTTGAATACCTGAGTTAGGATCCATTGACACATCGCGAACGTGTAGCTCATAAAGGATGATATCATTAAATCCAGCCAAAGGTGGGCGTTGGTCTTTTTCCCATCCTTCAGGGTTAGTCGATTTCAAATCTATGATCATTCCCCTTTGGCCATTTGTGCCAACTGCTTTGGCATAAGGGTCCGGAACTTCACTTCCCCACACTCCTCCATTTTTAGTCTGAAAGGCATAATATTGTCCTTTTAAATCGCCAGGAAAAGAAGCTTCCCAGACGCCACTGGCTCTGGCTTGAAGGGATTGGTCCATGGTGGGAACACCTCCCAAAGCTGTATCATACAACTTGATTCGAACTTCATCGGCTGCAGGGGCCCATAATTTGAAAGTGGATTTCTCTTTTGAATAACTAAGTCCTAAGTCATCACCTTCATAAACGGGATAGTCTAAATAAGAAGAGTATACTTTAGGCCCGCTTTGGCAAGTCCACATAGTTATAATAATAATTGTGAGGTAGAACAGTCTACTCATGACAGGTAATTAGGTTTCATACTATATAAAAAAGGAGATAGCCAACTGACTACCTCCGCCTAAAGATAGTAGTTTCTATGAATAGATGAAATGAAAAGACATTTGTGAACGAGATTTAGTGCTTGCCTGAAAAATTTAGCATTATTTAATGAAACCGCTCCTCGATTTTCTCCCAATGCAATTTCCTTTGCTTGTAGCTAAAAACATGTTGCCATCTTACCCGCCAACGGAATAATCTATTATTTTTTTTATGGTAATTTTTGGTGCATTCTCGTATTAGCCAGGCTTCATCAAAACCTGCCCATTCGCCTGCTACGCTTAATAAATTGGCTTGTAAGCTGGGAAAGACCTCCCATAAATCAATTTCTTTTAGGGCCTCTATGGACAAATGACTGGCCTTTAAGGTATTGGCTATCCGTTCATAGTCGTTATCGCTAAGTTCTGTGTCTAAATAAAACGCCGAAAGGCAAAGCCATATGTTTTTTCTATTCGTCAAATCAGCCATGAGAGAGGAGCTTTTTATATTTTTTGTACCCAACCTTTTGCACCAGCGCTATTGTCTTACCCATTACTTTCTTCACAGATTATAAATTATGAAAACAAAAGACGCTACTTTATTTTTCCTCTTAATGCTTCTACCCTTATCAAATACCTACGCCTGTTCTTGTGTGGCCATTGAAACCTTTTGTGAAACCATTACTTATGGTGGAAACGAGATCTGGGCAGATTTAATTGTTTATGGAGAAAAAACAGCAGATCGTTCAGATGGGATGGAAGTCAAAGTCTTAAGTGTCATTCATGGAACAGAAAATCGTGCAAGTATTTTTGTGAATGCAGGCAATGGGGCCAATTGTGGAGAAAGCACCAGCCGATTTGCCGTTGGGAAAAGATTTGTTTTTGCTCTGATTAAAAGCAATTTTTTTGACCTAGACCCTAATGATTATTGGCTTTCTATATGCGGTGTGAATTTCCTGGAAGTAAATGGGGCAAATATCGTGGGTCCAATAGCGCCCAATGTGCGCGCTATTCCACTCACTAAATTTAATACCCTATCTAATTGTGGAAACTTTAACCCTATTCTATCGGTGGAAGGAAATCTTTCTTTTAAAATTTATCCGAATCCAGCCGATCAGTTCTTTAATATTGAATTTTTGACGGATAAAAAGATAGAAGGCGACCTGCGTATTTTTGACGCTACAGGCCGATTCATCCGCAAATGGGCATTTGAAGCCGAATCAGGCGATAAGGTCGTGCAAACTATTTCTGATCTGTCACCTGGGCTTTATTTTGTGGAAATCAATGCTTTAGAACAAAAACATCTCGTCAAAATAGTGGTCCAGAAGTAGTGAGATAGCCTGGTAGCGTTGCGCCCAAGTCCCTGTAATTTCGCGATAGGGGATTCCAAAATCGGCCAGGGTTGCCTTGTGAAAATGATCAAGCTCATTTCGCTTCGCTTCGCTTAATCTGGTTCCATCTTGTTCATAGTGCAAGGCATTAGTCAAAAAAAGGTATAAGTCTGCCTGATTGCTGTCATAGATGCTTTGTTCTATCTCAAGATAATGCCCAAATTGGTATTTGGCATAAGACTGGGTGATATGAATATCGGTATCAATCAGCACCCAAGGTTTTAATTCCTGGCAGGCTAATTGGATATTGGTGGCGTGGCTCCTGGCCACTTCGATTAGTTGAGCTTGAGTGAAATCATTTGAATCTGCAATGATTTTCCGGCCCACTTCTTCCACCCAGCTCCCACCGACAGCTGTAGCAATGGCCTTTGACAGGCTACTTTTTCCTGTAGATTCAGTACCCAAGAAGACAATTTTCTTTTGATAATAGGTTTTAACGATATCGGGTAGGAAATGCCAATTGTCGTGGATGGATGCTCTGATTTTAGTAGCAGAAATCGGAAACGCCATCCTTTCTTGATCAAATAAAACATGTTCAATCTGCATGAATTGTGCCACCATGTCGCCGTAGGGCTCGGAGGTAATGAGCACTTCTACCTCCGGCAAAATATTTTTAAATTTGCTTGCCCACAACCTGGAAACTTCCATCGAGGAAACCGAAGTGTTTGGTAGGTTTGCTTCAAGATAGAACAGCTCGACAACTTCCAGTCTTTTTTCTCCCGCAAAAGTAGTTCGAATCCAATTAACCCTGGTTTCCACAGCCAAAGTTTCCTTGTCACTCCCACAAACCACTACATAGAGGTAATCACACCTGCCCAAGGCAAATGTAACCAAGGCCTGATGTCCTTTATGAAAGGGTAGGTATTTACCGAAGACAAATCCTTTTTTCATGAATCGAAAACTTATTTTACAAAGTGCTAAGTAGAAGTAGGAAAATTAGTATTTTTTGAGCGGATAAGAGACGTCTTTTAAACGGCGTCATTACCTTGTCCTAACGAATAGCTTTTTAAACAAGTACAATTCCTTTAATTCGATGAAGTCTACTTACCAATTATTCCTCTTACTTTTCATAGTTGTAATTGCCACGGCTTGCCAAAAAGAATTGGCAGCGACTAAGCTCAAAGCCACTTCTGTGGAAAATGCCCTAGGCCTTTCGGTCAATGACATCCGTTTTGAATGGCGAGCAAATCAAGCTGAGGGTTCACAGGTGGCTTACCAAGTGTTGGTCGCCAGCGACGCAGAAAAACTCTCTGCTGACCTTGGCGATTTATGGGATAGCGGGAAACGATTTTCTCCCAAACAGGATAGTGTGCTTTATCGAGGACTGCCATTTGAAGCA containing:
- the pulA gene encoding type I pullulanase, which produces MSRLFYLTIIIITMWTCQSGPKVYSSYLDYPVYEGDDLGLSYSKEKSTFKLWAPAADEVRIKLYDTALGGVPTMDQSLQARASGVWEASFPGDLKGQYYAFQTKNGGVWGSEVPDPYAKAVGTNGQRGMIIDLKSTNPEGWEKDQRPPLAGFNDIILYELHVRDVSMDPNSGIQNKGKFLGLAETGTKSADGAATGLDHIKELGVTHVHLLPSYDFLSIDETKLEDNKYNWGYDPQHYNTPEGSYSTNPTDGAIRIKEFKQLIKTLHENGIRVIMDVVYNHTGATEQSNFNQLVPGYYYRQNEEGGFSNASACGNETASERPMMRKFIVESVKYWAQEYHIDGFRFDLMGIHDITTMNAVTSALDAIDPSLFVYGEGWTAGASPLPDSTKAIKANVMKLDRVAAFSDDIRDAIKGHVFTHDAKAFVSGLAGMEESLKFGIVASTQHAQVNYDSVNYSKAPWAKSPLQTITYASCHDNHTLWDRLTISCPDETEAERIKMHKLAATIVLTSQGVPFLHAGVEMLRTKNGVENSFESPDEINRIDWARKSQYAEVVNYFKALIQLRKSHPAFRMMTTSMVQEHLHFLEVEGSNLVAYTLSGNANGDSWKNILVVYNGNADHKTLTIPAGPWQMVLDGNQINPEGLENIEARQITIPGRTAMILKQS
- a CDS encoding T9SS type A sorting domain-containing protein yields the protein MKTKDATLFFLLMLLPLSNTYACSCVAIETFCETITYGGNEIWADLIVYGEKTADRSDGMEVKVLSVIHGTENRASIFVNAGNGANCGESTSRFAVGKRFVFALIKSNFFDLDPNDYWLSICGVNFLEVNGANIVGPIAPNVRAIPLTKFNTLSNCGNFNPILSVEGNLSFKIYPNPADQFFNIEFLTDKKIEGDLRIFDATGRFIRKWAFEAESGDKVVQTISDLSPGLYFVEINALEQKHLVKIVVQK
- a CDS encoding AAA family ATPase, with product MKKGFVFGKYLPFHKGHQALVTFALGRCDYLYVVVCGSDKETLAVETRVNWIRTTFAGEKRLEVVELFYLEANLPNTSVSSMEVSRLWASKFKNILPEVEVLITSEPYGDMVAQFMQIEHVLFDQERMAFPISATKIRASIHDNWHFLPDIVKTYYQKKIVFLGTESTGKSSLSKAIATAVGGSWVEEVGRKIIADSNDFTQAQLIEVARSHATNIQLACQELKPWVLIDTDIHITQSYAKYQFGHYLEIEQSIYDSNQADLYLFLTNALHYEQDGTRLSEAKRNELDHFHKATLADFGIPYREITGTWAQRYQAISLLLDHYFDEMFLF